In one window of Nakamurella sp. PAMC28650 DNA:
- a CDS encoding site-specific integrase — MSGADTAGADWRQVPNEWLGVRGHRRWHQEALVEALPLAISADLFRPTLAWLVGGGGGRGGLLVRNLAASRDQSGFARLRELCADDGGVSKPTATQCVYRCALILAAKGGTIAQITIGDVVELFAAEDRSRPDASSGRTTFYRVLRDLGVFSDDAPAMLRGLRTRGQQTPEQLIDRYQLVNPAVRDLFVDYLRERQPALDYTSLDSLSYYLGKRFWADIEAHHPGIDTLHLSAQVADDWKRRLRTFTKTRTLPAGERTAVTVERINYRECLTPVRAFYLDLAHWAVEDPARWGRWVVPCPVGEEEIDRRKAKRRLKARMDARTRRLLPALPALVRAVDQHRTTARSLLDAATQAEPGQPFTAAGATLIRAVVARGARETIWADDPITGKRRNLTREEDHAFWSWAIVEVLRTTGVRAEELLELNHHSLVQYRLPTTGQIVPLLQILPSKTDTERLLVVSPELAEVLSTIISRIRLRSGAVPLVSAYDTRERLWAAPAPVLFQRRIGTESRAISTTSVGKFLSEALTKAGLNNPGEDEPLHYTPHDFRRMFITGAILGGLPPHIAQIIAGHRDINVTLGYKAIYPEETIHAHLAFLARRRSLRPTEEYRVPTDDEWQEFLGHFERRKVSIGTCARAFGSPCIHEHACVRCSMLWPDPDQRPRLVDIRDNLQARITEAQNEGWLGEIEGLEVSLAGATEKISQIDNRRTSGRNNTVNLGDPTARRQPEGITGKR; from the coding sequence GTGAGCGGCGCTGATACTGCCGGCGCGGATTGGCGGCAGGTTCCTAACGAGTGGCTCGGTGTTCGCGGCCACCGGCGTTGGCATCAGGAAGCGTTGGTGGAGGCGCTGCCGTTGGCGATCAGCGCCGACCTGTTCCGACCCACACTGGCCTGGCTGGTCGGCGGCGGTGGCGGTCGGGGTGGCCTGCTGGTGCGGAACCTGGCCGCTTCCCGGGATCAGTCGGGTTTCGCGCGGCTCCGAGAACTCTGCGCCGATGACGGTGGCGTGTCCAAACCCACTGCCACCCAGTGCGTTTACCGTTGCGCGCTGATCTTGGCAGCCAAGGGCGGCACCATCGCACAGATCACCATCGGCGATGTGGTGGAGTTATTCGCCGCGGAAGACCGGTCACGCCCGGACGCATCAAGTGGTCGCACCACCTTCTACCGGGTCCTGCGCGACCTCGGAGTGTTCAGCGACGACGCACCGGCGATGCTCCGCGGGCTGCGCACCCGCGGGCAGCAGACACCGGAGCAACTGATCGACCGCTACCAGCTGGTCAATCCCGCCGTCCGGGACCTGTTCGTGGACTACCTGCGGGAACGTCAACCGGCGCTGGACTACACCAGCTTGGACTCGTTGTCCTACTACCTGGGCAAACGGTTCTGGGCCGACATTGAGGCCCACCACCCAGGCATCGACACCCTGCATCTGTCTGCTCAGGTCGCCGACGACTGGAAACGTCGGCTTCGCACTTTCACCAAGACGAGAACTCTGCCTGCCGGTGAACGGACGGCCGTGACCGTTGAACGCATCAACTACCGGGAATGTCTGACACCGGTCAGGGCCTTCTATCTTGATCTGGCGCACTGGGCGGTCGAGGACCCTGCACGCTGGGGCCGGTGGGTGGTGCCCTGCCCGGTCGGAGAGGAAGAGATCGACCGACGCAAAGCGAAACGGCGCCTCAAAGCACGCATGGATGCACGGACCCGCCGGCTGCTGCCCGCCCTGCCGGCCCTGGTCCGGGCGGTCGATCAGCACCGCACCACCGCCAGATCATTGCTCGACGCGGCGACCCAAGCAGAACCAGGACAGCCGTTCACGGCCGCCGGTGCCACCCTGATCAGAGCTGTCGTCGCACGCGGAGCCCGCGAGACCATCTGGGCGGATGACCCGATCACCGGGAAGCGGCGCAACCTCACCCGTGAGGAGGACCACGCGTTCTGGAGTTGGGCGATCGTGGAGGTCCTACGCACCACCGGCGTCAGGGCCGAGGAACTCCTCGAGCTCAACCATCACAGCCTGGTGCAGTATCGGCTGCCCACCACCGGACAGATCGTCCCGCTGCTGCAGATCCTGCCGTCCAAGACCGACACCGAACGGCTGCTCGTGGTCAGCCCGGAACTGGCAGAAGTGCTCAGCACCATCATCTCTCGCATTCGTCTGCGCTCCGGGGCTGTCCCGCTGGTCTCGGCTTATGACACACGCGAGCGACTCTGGGCAGCGCCGGCGCCGGTGCTGTTCCAACGAAGGATCGGCACGGAGAGCCGGGCAATCTCCACCACCAGCGTCGGCAAGTTCCTCTCCGAAGCTCTCACCAAAGCCGGTTTGAACAATCCCGGCGAGGACGAACCGCTGCACTACACCCCACACGACTTCCGCAGGATGTTCATCACCGGCGCAATCCTCGGCGGCCTCCCACCGCACATCGCCCAGATCATCGCCGGGCATCGCGACATCAACGTGACCCTCGGCTACAAAGCGATCTATCCGGAAGAAACCATCCACGCCCACCTGGCGTTCCTCGCCCGCCGACGCTCGTTGCGGCCCACCGAGGAATACCGCGTCCCCACCGACGACGAATGGCAGGAATTTCTCGGCCACTTCGAGCGAAGGAAAGTCTCGATCGGCACCTGCGCCCGCGCGTTCGGAAGCCCCTGCATCCACGAACACGCCTGCGTCCGCTGCTCCATGCTCTGGCCCGACCCCGACCAGCGGCCCCGCCTCGTCGACATCCGCGACAACCTGCAGGCGCGGATCACCGAAGCCCAGAACGAGGGTTGGCTCGGTGAAATCGAAGGACTGGAAGTAAGTCTCGCTGGAGCAACCGAAAAGATCAGCCAGATCGACAACCGGCGCACCTCCGGCCGAAACAACACCGTCAACCTCGGTGACCCTACCGCCAGAAGGCAGCCAGAGGGCATCACAGGCAAGCGCTGA
- a CDS encoding transposase: MTSNIQQETDTAGGAEPVNPAPNPIRRSFTAEYRARVVAEYEVAPHGEKAAVLRREGLYQSQVREWRAERDTKAAGLVPKRYSHRTSKTSGSETDRLRAENARLAKELAKSQAVVEIMGKLQGLLESISESTDTPPPPTTR, from the coding sequence GTGACCAGCAACATCCAGCAGGAGACCGACACGGCCGGCGGCGCGGAGCCGGTGAATCCGGCACCGAACCCGATCCGGCGGTCGTTCACCGCGGAGTACCGAGCGCGGGTGGTCGCCGAGTACGAGGTGGCCCCGCACGGTGAGAAGGCCGCCGTCCTGCGCAGGGAAGGGCTGTATCAATCCCAGGTCCGGGAGTGGCGAGCCGAACGGGACACGAAGGCCGCCGGCTTGGTCCCGAAACGCTATTCGCACCGGACGTCGAAAACGTCAGGTTCGGAGACTGACCGGCTACGCGCGGAAAATGCGCGGTTGGCGAAGGAATTGGCGAAGTCGCAGGCGGTGGTGGAGATAATGGGAAAACTACAAGGGCTCTTGGAATCCATCTCCGAGAGCACGGACACGCCGCCGCCACCGACGACGCGTTGA
- a CDS encoding site-specific integrase, whose amino-acid sequence MEIVGEGLADRARLVVPLVGRLFGTGEVSEPYRLLDVAGDPVESVSEFFRELQAAGRSASTARSYGMDLLRWFRFLWAVGVRWDRATRVEARDFSRWLQVTGRSPRPHWRRPADEPAVGSVAAAPGGMAYAVSVRAHSESVLRGFYDFHRDCGTGPILNPFPLDRSRRGGRAHAHHNPMEPYRNERAGLYRPVVPSRIPRSIPDAEFNDIFARLPSHRDRALVAFYVSTGARASELLSVTSGGADPGRQLITVVRKGSGAAQQLPASTDAFVWLRLYQLEMDGVIPPGRGQPLWWTLRRPPRPLTYHAVHRMFERVNERAGTAATLHALRHTAAYRMAEDPALPLTDVQLVLGHAQLSTTQIYLTPRKEDVIRRLLTHHAEQSQRAAARAVPPLAPGYRPETMEVLFGKNISR is encoded by the coding sequence ATGGAAATCGTGGGAGAGGGGCTGGCGGATCGGGCTCGGCTGGTAGTTCCGTTGGTCGGTCGGCTGTTCGGGACCGGCGAGGTGTCGGAGCCGTATCGGCTGCTGGATGTGGCCGGGGACCCGGTGGAGTCGGTGTCGGAGTTCTTCCGGGAGTTGCAGGCCGCTGGTCGGTCGGCGTCGACGGCCCGGTCCTACGGGATGGATCTGCTGCGGTGGTTCCGGTTTTTGTGGGCGGTCGGGGTGCGGTGGGATCGGGCGACGAGGGTCGAGGCCCGGGACTTCTCCCGCTGGCTCCAGGTCACCGGCCGGTCTCCGCGGCCGCATTGGCGGCGGCCGGCGGACGAACCGGCGGTCGGGTCGGTGGCGGCCGCTCCGGGTGGCATGGCCTATGCGGTGTCGGTACGCGCCCACAGCGAGTCGGTGTTGCGGGGCTTCTATGACTTCCACCGCGATTGCGGCACTGGCCCGATCCTGAACCCGTTTCCGTTGGATCGTTCTCGTCGCGGTGGCCGGGCACACGCTCATCACAATCCGATGGAGCCGTATCGCAATGAACGGGCCGGCCTTTATCGGCCCGTCGTCCCGAGCCGGATCCCGCGCAGCATTCCGGATGCAGAGTTCAACGACATCTTCGCGCGACTACCCTCGCATCGAGATCGGGCACTGGTGGCCTTCTATGTCTCGACGGGGGCGCGCGCTTCGGAACTGTTGTCCGTCACCTCGGGCGGTGCCGATCCTGGTCGTCAGCTGATCACCGTGGTCCGCAAGGGTTCTGGTGCTGCGCAGCAACTTCCGGCGTCGACCGATGCGTTCGTCTGGTTGCGGCTCTACCAGTTGGAAATGGATGGGGTCATCCCGCCGGGGCGTGGCCAGCCGTTGTGGTGGACCTTGCGACGCCCGCCGCGCCCGTTGACCTATCACGCGGTGCACCGCATGTTCGAGCGGGTGAACGAGCGGGCGGGCACCGCGGCGACGTTGCACGCGTTGCGGCATACCGCGGCCTACCGGATGGCTGAGGATCCGGCGCTCCCGTTGACCGACGTGCAGTTGGTGTTGGGTCATGCCCAGCTCAGCACCACACAGATCTACCTGACACCTCGCAAGGAGGACGTGATCCGAAGGCTGCTCACTCACCACGCCGAGCAGTCCCAACGCGCGGCCGCCCGGGCGGTTCCGCCGCTCGCACCGGGATATCGACCCGAGACGATGGAAGTGCTTTTCGGCAAGAACATCTCGCGGTGA
- a CDS encoding transposase, whose amino-acid sequence MPAQRKYPQELRDRAARLVAEAMAEDPKLSLNAATKRIGPKLGIVPDTLRAWISQAQIDAGRRQGTTTEDGKKIKELESEVRELKRANAILLAASSFFARELDPRLPW is encoded by the coding sequence ATGCCAGCACAACGGAAGTACCCGCAGGAGCTGCGGGACCGGGCAGCGCGGTTGGTCGCCGAGGCGATGGCCGAAGACCCCAAACTGTCGCTGAACGCGGCGACGAAGCGGATCGGCCCGAAGCTCGGGATCGTGCCGGACACGCTGCGCGCTTGGATCAGCCAGGCGCAGATCGATGCGGGGAGGCGACAGGGCACTACGACGGAGGACGGCAAGAAGATCAAGGAGCTCGAGTCTGAGGTGCGAGAACTGAAGCGCGCCAACGCGATTCTGTTGGCGGCGTCAAGTTTCTTCGCGCGGGAGCTCGACCCGCGACTGCCGTGGTAG
- a CDS encoding DDE-type integrase/transposase/recombinase, which yields MSLTGREQAAVLELINTKQYSDLAIGQIWTRELDEGRYLCSMSSMYRIARAAGQTRERRMQATHPAKIKPELMADAPSQIWSWDITKLRGPSKGIFYHLYVLIDIFSRFNPGWLVSTCEESNLAADFIAGAIGRNGTAPHSVHADRGTSMTSKPVSMLLTDLGVARSHSRPHVSNDNPFSEAQYRTLKYLPDFPEHFNSLEHAKQFCTEFFYQYNYIHRHSGIGWHTPASVHFGTADAIDDARRTTLTAAFHANPARFGRRPHPPTRPETAWINKPEPALPE from the coding sequence TTGAGCCTGACAGGTAGGGAGCAGGCGGCGGTGCTGGAGTTGATCAACACCAAGCAGTACTCCGATCTGGCGATCGGGCAGATCTGGACCCGTGAACTGGACGAAGGGCGGTACCTGTGCTCGATGTCCAGCATGTACCGGATCGCCCGGGCCGCCGGTCAGACCCGCGAAAGACGGATGCAAGCAACACATCCAGCGAAGATCAAGCCTGAGCTGATGGCCGACGCACCGTCGCAGATCTGGTCGTGGGACATCACCAAACTCCGCGGCCCCAGCAAAGGAATCTTCTACCACCTGTACGTGCTCATCGACATCTTCTCCCGCTTCAACCCCGGCTGGCTGGTCTCCACCTGCGAGGAGTCCAATCTGGCCGCCGACTTCATCGCCGGGGCGATCGGCCGCAACGGCACCGCCCCGCACAGCGTCCACGCCGACCGCGGCACCTCCATGACCTCCAAACCGGTGTCGATGCTGCTCACCGACCTGGGCGTCGCCCGATCCCATTCCCGACCGCACGTGTCCAATGACAACCCCTTTTCCGAGGCGCAGTACCGGACCCTGAAATATCTGCCTGATTTCCCTGAACACTTCAACTCGCTGGAGCACGCCAAACAATTCTGCACCGAATTTTTCTACCAATACAACTACATCCACCGGCATTCGGGCATCGGCTGGCACACGCCCGCGTCCGTCCACTTCGGCACCGCCGACGCCATCGACGACGCCCGCCGCACGACCCTGACCGCGGCGTTCCATGCCAACCCAGCGCGGTTCGGCCGACGACCCCACCCACCGACCCGACCCGAGACGGCCTGGATTAACAAGCCGGAACCAGCCCTACCCGAATAA